In the genome of Variibacter gotjawalensis, one region contains:
- the recO gene encoding DNA repair protein RecO, with protein MEWTDEGIVVGVRRHGEAGAIIDVFTVEHGRHAGLVRGGAGSRMRPVLQPGNTVRVVWRARLDEHLGNFTVEGLRLRAAEYLDKPHALYALSHLCALVRLLPERDPHPELLGGLDGILSDLSDAQQAAMRIARFELMLLSELGFGLDLNECAATGSQQELVYVSPKSGRAVSRIAGDPWREKLLSLPRFLGDDAADEVAAMKEIEEAFRLTGYFLARHVFDPRGVALPEARQQFLSIAVKRSNGG; from the coding sequence ATGGAGTGGACCGACGAGGGCATCGTGGTGGGCGTTCGCCGGCATGGCGAAGCCGGCGCGATTATCGACGTCTTCACCGTTGAACACGGGCGGCACGCCGGACTGGTGCGCGGCGGCGCCGGATCACGCATGCGGCCGGTGCTGCAGCCCGGCAATACGGTGCGTGTCGTCTGGCGGGCACGGCTCGACGAGCATCTCGGCAACTTCACGGTCGAAGGCTTGCGGCTGCGAGCTGCCGAGTATCTCGATAAGCCGCATGCGCTCTACGCTTTGTCGCATCTCTGCGCTTTGGTCAGGCTGTTGCCGGAGCGCGACCCGCATCCAGAGTTGCTCGGCGGGCTCGACGGCATCCTCAGCGATCTTAGTGATGCGCAGCAGGCCGCGATGCGGATCGCGCGCTTCGAGCTGATGCTGTTGTCGGAGCTTGGCTTCGGTTTGGACCTGAACGAATGCGCGGCGACCGGGAGTCAGCAGGAGCTTGTCTACGTGTCGCCGAAATCAGGCCGCGCCGTCTCACGGATTGCGGGAGACCCGTGGCGCGAGAAGCTGCTGTCTCTGCCGCGTTTCCTCGGTGACGACGCGGCCGACGAAGTCGCGGCGATGAAAGAAATCGAGGAAGCGTTTCGGCTGACCGGCTATTTTCTCGCGCGCCACGTGTTCGATCCACGAGGCGTCGCGCTGCCGGAAGCGCGGCAGCAGTTTCTGTCGATAGCCGTAAAGCGTAGTAATGGCGGCTAG
- the era gene encoding GTPase Era, with protein MNDTKQRCGFVALIGAPNVGKSTLTNGLVGTKVSIVTPKVQTTRALIRGIAIDGDAQIIFVDTPGIFRPRRRLDRAMVTTAWSGAHDADLVALVIDAQRGLDEEAETILNKLKDVRQPKALILNKVDLVEKPKLLDLTVAVNAAGTFEATFMVAALSGYGVEDVRDWFARNVPAGPWLYPEDQLTDAPQRHLASEITREKLYLRLHEELPYQSTIETETWEDRKDGSARIEQTIYVERESQRKIVLGKGGQTIKAIGAAAREELAEILERPVHLFLFVKVREGWGDDPERYREMGIEFPRE; from the coding sequence ATGAACGATACGAAGCAGCGCTGTGGGTTTGTTGCGCTGATCGGCGCGCCCAACGTCGGCAAATCGACGCTGACGAATGGTCTTGTCGGGACGAAAGTGTCGATCGTAACGCCGAAGGTGCAGACGACGCGCGCGCTTATCCGCGGCATCGCGATCGACGGCGATGCGCAGATCATCTTTGTCGATACGCCGGGAATTTTCCGGCCGCGCCGGCGGCTTGATCGCGCGATGGTGACGACGGCGTGGAGCGGTGCGCATGACGCGGACCTCGTCGCGCTCGTCATCGATGCCCAGCGTGGTCTCGATGAGGAAGCCGAAACGATCCTCAACAAGCTGAAAGATGTGCGACAACCGAAGGCGCTGATCCTTAACAAGGTCGATCTCGTCGAAAAGCCGAAGCTGCTCGATCTGACGGTGGCCGTGAACGCTGCCGGCACATTCGAGGCAACGTTCATGGTGGCGGCGCTGAGTGGTTACGGCGTCGAGGACGTGCGCGATTGGTTTGCGCGCAACGTTCCGGCCGGGCCTTGGCTCTATCCGGAAGATCAGCTGACGGACGCTCCGCAACGGCATCTCGCATCCGAAATCACGCGCGAGAAGCTTTATCTGCGGCTCCACGAGGAGTTGCCGTATCAGTCGACGATCGAGACCGAGACGTGGGAAGACCGCAAGGACGGCTCGGCGCGGATCGAGCAGACGATCTATGTCGAGCGCGAGAGCCAACGGAAGATCGTGCTCGGCAAAGGCGGTCAAACCATCAAGGCCATCGGCGCAGCGGCGCGCGAGGAGCTTGCAGAGATCCTCGAGCGCCCCGTGCATCTGTTCCTGTTCGTCAAAGTACGCGAAGGCTGGGGCGACGATCCCGAGCGCTACCGCGAAATGGGCATAGAGTTTCCGCGCGAATAG
- the rnc gene encoding ribonuclease III, with protein sequence MAVLALAVVGTLVAALLDRPMSRKATAARQLQTRIGYEFTQFELLERAVSHSTALSGGDKTGSYQRLEFLGDRVLGLAIASMLFEAFPDANEGDLSRRLAELVRAETCTEVAKAMEADQAIRLGTAKGVKARLSPSIMADVAEAIIGAVYLDGGYAPAAALVQRYWAERVSDPAMPLRDPKTTLQEWAQGGGLPMPVYTEVDRSGPDHNPRFTVEVAVARREPTQGTGKSKRAAEQAAALAMLAREGVTQE encoded by the coding sequence GTGGCAGTTCTGGCGCTGGCCGTGGTCGGTACGCTGGTCGCGGCTCTTCTCGATCGTCCGATGAGCCGCAAGGCGACAGCAGCGCGACAGCTACAAACCCGAATAGGGTACGAGTTCACGCAATTCGAGTTGCTGGAGCGGGCGGTCTCGCATTCAACGGCGCTGAGCGGCGGCGATAAGACGGGAAGCTATCAGCGTCTCGAGTTTCTCGGCGACCGGGTGCTTGGGCTCGCCATCGCGTCGATGTTGTTCGAAGCATTTCCCGACGCGAACGAGGGCGATCTCTCTCGCCGCCTCGCCGAGTTGGTCCGGGCTGAAACCTGCACCGAAGTTGCCAAGGCGATGGAAGCCGACCAAGCAATCCGGCTTGGTACCGCTAAGGGCGTCAAAGCGAGGCTTTCTCCGTCCATCATGGCGGACGTCGCCGAAGCCATTATCGGCGCGGTCTATCTCGATGGCGGTTATGCGCCCGCAGCAGCGCTTGTGCAGCGCTATTGGGCCGAGCGGGTGAGCGATCCCGCGATGCCTCTGCGTGACCCTAAGACGACGCTGCAGGAGTGGGCGCAGGGCGGCGGTTTGCCGATGCCGGTGTATACAGAAGTCGATCGCTCGGGGCCGGATCACAATCCGCGTTTCACTGTCGAGGTTGCGGTCGCCAGGCGCGAGCCGACGCAAGGGACCGGAAAATCGAAGCGCGCTGCGGAACAGGCCGCGGCGCTTGCCATGTTGGCGCGCGAAGGCGTGACGCAGGAGTAA
- the lepB gene encoding signal peptidase I, whose translation MRVTTEAERKEGGVGDTIRVVVHALIIAAIIRTFLFQPFNIPSASMKETLLVGDYLFVSKYTYGYSYFSLPFSPPLFKGRIMGSDPSRGDVVVFRLPKDDSVDYIKRVIGLPGDRIQMIRGVLHINDQAVPRERIDDFVDVEEGGRSTRVRRYKETLPNGVTYTTLDLAENGFYDNTEIYTVPAGHFFMMGDNRDNSTDSRVLSQVGYVPYQNLIGRAEVIFFSVGEGERAWQFWRWPWSVRWSRLFSIVR comes from the coding sequence ATGCGCGTGACGACGGAAGCTGAACGGAAAGAAGGCGGCGTAGGCGATACCATTCGTGTCGTCGTCCATGCGCTCATCATCGCGGCGATCATTCGCACATTCCTGTTTCAACCCTTCAACATTCCGTCGGCTTCGATGAAGGAGACGCTGCTTGTCGGCGACTACCTGTTCGTCTCGAAATACACCTACGGCTACAGCTATTTCTCGCTGCCGTTCTCGCCGCCGCTGTTTAAGGGCCGCATCATGGGCTCCGATCCGTCGCGCGGCGATGTCGTCGTGTTCCGGCTGCCGAAGGATGACTCGGTCGACTACATCAAGCGCGTCATCGGCCTGCCGGGCGACCGCATCCAGATGATCCGCGGCGTGTTGCACATCAACGACCAGGCGGTGCCGCGCGAGCGCATCGACGACTTCGTCGACGTCGAAGAGGGCGGCCGCTCGACGCGTGTGCGCCGCTACAAGGAAACGCTGCCGAACGGGGTCACTTATACGACGCTCGACCTCGCCGAGAACGGTTTCTACGACAACACCGAGATCTACACGGTGCCGGCCGGCCATTTCTTCATGATGGGCGATAACCGGGACAATTCGACGGATAGCCGCGTTCTGAGCCAGGTCGGCTACGTGCCGTACCAGAACCTCATCGGCCGCGCCGAAGTCATCTTCTTCTCGGTCGGCGAAGGCGAGCGCGCGTGGCAGTTCTGGCGCTGGCCGTGGTCGGTACGCTGGTCGCGGCTCTTCTCGATCGTCCGATGA
- the lepB gene encoding signal peptidase I encodes MKEEQGFFRGYVLGVVVPAVAFVLVFQTLLFRPYRIPSESMLPSLLVGDYIMVSKFSYGYSRFSMPFAPKLFSGRIWGSEPKRGDVVVFRPVPNESQDFVKRVVGLPGDRIQMINGVLNINGTAAAQMPDGEFVFDDEGRTVRAKRYRETLPGGVTHSILDIVPNGEFDNTAVYTVPAGHVFMMGDNRDDSADSRVPEAVGFVPMENLVGRADVIFFSVSGGTAAWEFWRWPWTLRFSRMPSFVR; translated from the coding sequence ATGAAGGAAGAGCAGGGGTTTTTTCGCGGCTACGTCCTCGGCGTCGTCGTGCCGGCGGTCGCGTTCGTGCTCGTCTTCCAGACGTTGCTGTTCCGACCGTATCGCATCCCGTCGGAGTCGATGCTGCCGAGCTTGCTGGTCGGCGACTACATCATGGTATCGAAGTTTTCATACGGCTACAGCCGCTTCTCGATGCCGTTTGCGCCGAAACTCTTTTCGGGGCGAATCTGGGGATCGGAGCCGAAGCGCGGTGACGTCGTCGTCTTCCGTCCGGTGCCGAACGAGTCGCAGGACTTCGTGAAGCGGGTCGTCGGGCTGCCGGGCGACCGCATCCAGATGATCAACGGTGTGCTCAACATCAACGGCACGGCAGCGGCGCAGATGCCGGACGGAGAGTTTGTCTTCGACGATGAAGGCAGGACCGTGCGAGCCAAGCGCTATCGGGAGACGCTGCCGGGCGGAGTGACGCACAGCATCCTCGACATCGTGCCGAACGGGGAGTTCGACAACACGGCGGTCTACACGGTCCCGGCCGGGCACGTGTTCATGATGGGCGACAACCGGGATGACTCCGCCGACAGCCGGGTGCCGGAGGCGGTCGGCTTCGTTCCGATGGAAAACCTTGTCGGTCGCGCCGATGTGATCTTCTTTTCGGTCTCGGGGGGCACCGCTGCGTGGGAGTTCTGGCGCTGGCCGTGGACGCTTCGCTTCAGCCGGATGCCGTCATTCGTTCGCTGA
- the acpS gene encoding holo-ACP synthase translates to MILGIGSDLIDIRRIEKTIARHGDRFLNRIFTDVERARAERKNQRIATYAKRFAAKEACSKALGTGLRAGVFWRDMGVVNRRSGQPTMQLTGGALARLQSMTPAGYETRIDLTITDEYPMAQAFVMITAVPKS, encoded by the coding sequence ATGATCCTCGGCATCGGATCGGACCTGATCGACATTAGGCGGATCGAGAAGACGATCGCGCGCCACGGCGATCGTTTCCTCAATCGCATTTTCACGGACGTCGAGCGCGCGCGCGCAGAACGGAAAAACCAGCGCATCGCGACCTACGCTAAACGGTTTGCTGCGAAAGAGGCCTGCTCGAAGGCGCTAGGCACGGGCCTTCGCGCCGGCGTGTTCTGGCGCGACATGGGTGTGGTCAATCGCCGCTCTGGTCAGCCGACGATGCAGCTCACCGGTGGCGCGCTGGCGCGGCTGCAGTCGATGACGCCTGCGGGATACGAGACGCGCATCGATCTGACGATCACCGACGAATACCCGATGGCGCAGGCGTTTGTGATGATCACGGCCGTGCCGAAGTCATGA
- a CDS encoding pyridoxine 5'-phosphate synthase: protein MNDKTLRLGVNVDHVATVRNARGGTHPDPVKAAKEAIAAGADGITAHLREDRRHIRDADIERLRAEITKPLNFEMAATPEMSVMALRVKPHAACIVPERREELTTEGGLDVVGLADGLSSFVGRLNDAGIRVSLFIAADPKQIEMAAKLKAPVIEIHTGAWCDAIAEGHASVADAEWRRIADGVRIASDLGLEVHAGHGLNYATAEQIATLPNLRELNIGHFLMGEALSVGLSQTIVTMRAAMDRGRVRAS, encoded by the coding sequence GTGAACGACAAAACTCTTCGGCTCGGCGTCAACGTCGATCATGTCGCGACCGTGCGTAATGCACGCGGTGGCACGCATCCGGATCCAGTTAAAGCCGCGAAGGAAGCGATCGCGGCCGGTGCCGACGGCATTACGGCGCATTTGCGCGAAGACCGCCGGCACATCCGCGACGCGGATATCGAACGCCTGCGCGCCGAGATCACGAAGCCGCTGAATTTCGAGATGGCGGCGACGCCGGAGATGTCCGTGATGGCGTTGCGCGTAAAGCCGCACGCTGCGTGTATCGTGCCCGAGCGCCGCGAAGAGCTGACCACCGAGGGCGGCCTCGATGTCGTCGGGCTGGCGGATGGCCTCAGCTCGTTCGTCGGGCGGCTCAACGATGCCGGTATCCGCGTTTCGCTTTTCATCGCGGCCGATCCCAAGCAAATCGAGATGGCGGCAAAGCTCAAAGCGCCGGTGATCGAGATTCATACGGGTGCGTGGTGCGATGCGATTGCGGAGGGCCACGCTTCGGTTGCCGATGCCGAGTGGCGGCGCATCGCCGACGGTGTGCGGATCGCGAGCGATCTCGGCCTCGAAGTCCATGCGGGCCATGGTCTGAACTACGCGACGGCCGAGCAGATTGCGACGCTGCCGAACCTGCGTGAACTCAACATCGGGCATTTCCTGATGGGTGAGGCCTTGAGCGTCGGACTGTCGCAAACAATCGTCACGATGCGCGCTGCGATGGATCGCGGCCGGGTGCGGGCGTCATGA
- a CDS encoding RelA/SpoT family protein — protein sequence MRQYELVDRVRRYNPDTDEALLDRAYVYAMRAHGDQTRKSGDPYFTHPLEVAAILTDLKLDDATIVAALLHDTIEDTETTRAAIDKFFGPEIGQLVEGLTKLKKLDLVSKQAAQAENLRKLLLAIASDVRVLLVKLADRLHNMRTLEFMSPSARHRIAQETVDIYAPLAGRMGMHEMREELEDLAFREINPNAYDVTITRLRDLAARNERLIAQIEDQLKSRLHDHEITAEVLGRQKRPYSIWRKMERKSIGFEQLSDIFGFRVIVPRVEDCYGALGIVHTTWPMVPTRFKDYISTPKQNDYRSLHTTVIGPGNQRVELQIRTDEMDQVAEYGIAAHALYKDGQGSPSDMLSRESSAYAWLRRTIELLAEGSNPEEFLEHTKLELFQDQVFCFTPKGKLIALPRKATPIDFAYAVHTDVGNSTLGCKINGKISPLVSELQNGDEVEIITSKAQKAPPAAWESLVITGKARAAIRRATRVAVRDQYAGLGRRIVERLFMRAKKEYSDDKLHGALSRLARTSIDEVMAAVGRGEMKASDVARAMYPDYKEESAIRRTVPKRKESGWFGLARARSLLFKVPSYSDDGPAIPIRGMNNDLPVRFAPEGGAVPGDRIVGILNPGEGITIYPIESPALQQFEDTPERWLDVQWDEPEGNPQRFPARINVQSLNEPGSLAQIAQVIAEHDGNIDNVQMRRHAADFTDMVIDLAVYDLTHLNGILAQLRAKSVVSSAERLLG from the coding sequence ATGCGGCAGTACGAGCTTGTCGATCGCGTCCGCCGCTACAATCCGGACACCGATGAGGCGCTGCTCGACCGCGCCTACGTCTACGCGATGCGCGCGCATGGCGATCAGACGCGCAAATCCGGCGATCCGTATTTCACGCATCCGCTCGAAGTCGCTGCAATTCTTACCGACCTCAAACTCGACGATGCCACGATCGTCGCCGCGCTGCTGCACGACACGATCGAAGATACGGAAACGACGCGCGCCGCGATCGACAAGTTCTTTGGACCGGAGATCGGGCAGCTCGTCGAGGGGCTCACGAAGCTCAAGAAGCTCGACCTCGTTTCCAAGCAAGCCGCGCAAGCCGAGAACTTGCGAAAGCTGCTGCTTGCAATCGCGTCGGACGTGCGCGTGTTGCTCGTCAAGCTCGCGGACCGTTTGCACAACATGCGCACGCTCGAGTTTATGTCGCCAAGCGCGCGGCATCGCATCGCGCAGGAGACGGTCGACATCTATGCGCCGCTTGCCGGCCGCATGGGTATGCATGAGATGCGCGAAGAGCTTGAAGACCTCGCATTTCGTGAGATCAATCCGAACGCCTACGACGTCACGATCACGCGCCTGCGCGATCTAGCGGCGCGCAACGAGCGGCTGATCGCGCAGATCGAAGACCAGCTCAAAAGCCGGCTGCACGATCATGAGATCACGGCGGAAGTTCTCGGGCGGCAGAAGCGGCCGTATTCGATCTGGCGCAAGATGGAGCGCAAATCGATCGGCTTCGAGCAGTTGTCGGACATCTTCGGGTTTCGCGTCATCGTTCCGCGCGTGGAGGATTGTTACGGCGCGCTCGGCATCGTGCACACGACATGGCCGATGGTGCCGACGCGTTTCAAGGACTACATCTCGACGCCGAAACAGAATGATTATCGTTCGCTGCATACGACAGTGATCGGACCGGGCAATCAGCGCGTCGAACTGCAGATCCGCACCGACGAGATGGATCAGGTTGCCGAATACGGCATCGCGGCGCATGCGCTCTACAAGGACGGGCAGGGCTCGCCATCGGACATGCTCTCGCGCGAGTCGAGCGCTTATGCGTGGCTGCGGCGGACGATCGAGCTTCTCGCCGAGGGTTCGAACCCGGAAGAGTTTCTGGAGCACACGAAGCTCGAGCTGTTTCAGGATCAGGTCTTCTGCTTCACGCCGAAGGGCAAGCTGATCGCACTGCCGCGCAAAGCGACGCCGATCGATTTTGCGTATGCGGTGCACACCGACGTCGGCAACTCGACGCTCGGCTGCAAGATCAACGGCAAGATCAGCCCGCTCGTGTCCGAATTGCAGAATGGCGACGAGGTCGAGATCATCACGTCGAAAGCGCAGAAAGCGCCGCCGGCCGCATGGGAGTCGCTGGTCATCACCGGTAAGGCCCGCGCCGCGATCCGCCGTGCGACGCGCGTTGCGGTGCGCGACCAATATGCGGGGCTTGGCCGGCGCATCGTCGAGCGTCTGTTCATGCGCGCGAAGAAAGAATACTCCGACGACAAACTGCACGGCGCGCTCTCGCGGCTTGCGCGCACGTCGATCGACGAAGTGATGGCGGCGGTCGGGCGCGGCGAGATGAAAGCCTCCGACGTCGCGCGCGCGATGTATCCGGACTACAAGGAAGAGAGCGCGATCCGCCGCACGGTGCCGAAGCGGAAAGAGAGCGGATGGTTCGGCCTCGCACGCGCGCGCTCGCTGTTGTTCAAAGTGCCGAGTTATTCGGACGACGGTCCGGCTATCCCGATCCGCGGGATGAACAACGATCTGCCGGTGCGCTTTGCACCCGAGGGCGGAGCGGTGCCGGGCGATCGCATCGTCGGCATTCTCAATCCGGGCGAGGGCATTACGATCTATCCGATCGAGTCGCCGGCGCTGCAGCAGTTCGAGGATACGCCGGAGCGTTGGCTCGACGTGCAGTGGGACGAGCCGGAAGGCAATCCGCAGCGGTTTCCGGCGCGCATCAATGTGCAATCGCTGAACGAACCGGGATCACTGGCGCAGATCGCGCAGGTGATTGCGGAGCACGATGGAAACATCGACAATGTGCAGATGCGACGCCACGCGGCAGACTTCACCGACATGGTCATCGACCTCGCGGTCTATGACTTGACGCATCTCAACGGCATTCTGGCGCAGCTGCGGGCAAAGTCCGTGGTGTCTAGTGCCGAACGACTTCTCGGGTAG
- the rpoZ gene encoding DNA-directed RNA polymerase subunit omega — protein MARVTVEDCIDKVENRFELVLLASHRARMVSAGAPITVDRDNDKNPVVALREIAEETVSPEDLKEDLVHSLQKYVEVDEPEAETVPLIGSPGQKIDADDTEVVLERMTEEELLKGLEGLTPPEDTPDDEE, from the coding sequence ATGGCCCGCGTCACTGTCGAAGACTGCATCGACAAAGTAGAGAACCGTTTCGAGCTGGTGCTTCTCGCCAGCCACCGCGCCCGCATGGTGTCCGCCGGAGCCCCGATCACGGTCGATCGTGACAACGACAAGAATCCGGTCGTTGCGCTCCGCGAGATCGCGGAAGAGACCGTTTCGCCCGAGGATCTGAAAGAGGATCTCGTGCACTCGCTGCAGAAATACGTCGAAGTCGACGAGCCGGAAGCCGAGACGGTGCCGCTCATCGGTTCGCCGGGTCAGAAGATCGACGCCGACGACACCGAAGTCGTGCTCGAGCGCATGACCGAAGAAGAGCTGCTGAAGGGTCTCGAAGGCCTGACGCCGCCGGAAGACACGCCGGACGACGAAGAGTAG
- a CDS encoding NYN domain-containing protein — MASNLEKTALFIDGANLYATARALGFEIDYKRLLKEFQADYNLLRAQYYTTVSEDQEYSSIRPLIDWLDYNGFTVVTKATREYADANGRRKTKANIDIELTVDAMEIAPHIDHMILFSGDGDFRRLIAAVQRHGVRVTAISTISTQPPMIADELRRQVDKFIDLADLQSKIGRDLSDRPHREPREGARDPRQHTPQFLQRSPQRAMADDEIDND; from the coding sequence ATGGCTAGCAACTTAGAGAAGACCGCGCTTTTTATTGACGGTGCCAACCTCTACGCCACCGCCCGCGCTCTAGGCTTCGAAATCGACTACAAGCGCCTCCTGAAAGAGTTTCAGGCCGACTATAATCTCCTTCGTGCACAGTATTATACTACCGTGTCGGAAGATCAGGAATATTCCTCGATCCGCCCGCTGATCGATTGGCTCGATTACAACGGTTTCACGGTCGTCACCAAGGCGACGCGCGAATATGCCGACGCCAACGGCCGCCGCAAGACCAAGGCGAACATCGATATCGAATTGACGGTCGACGCGATGGAGATCGCTCCGCACATCGACCACATGATTCTCTTCTCGGGTGACGGCGACTTCCGCCGCCTGATCGCGGCCGTACAGCGTCATGGCGTCCGCGTGACCGCGATCTCGACCATCTCGACCCAGCCTCCGATGATCGCCGATGAACTCCGCCGCCAGGTCGACAAGTTCATCGATCTCGCCGACCTGCAGAGCAAGATCGGCCGTGACCTGTCGGATCGCCCGCATCGCGAGCCGCGCGAGGGAGCACGTGATCCGCGCCAGCACACGCCGCAATTCTTGCAGCGCTCGCCGCAGCGGGCTATGGCGGACGACGAAATCGACAACGACTGA
- a CDS encoding uracil-DNA glycosylase encodes MQDAAGPGPDCSRCPRLKDFRDHWREREPSWFNSPVPAFGPKSARLAVIGLAPGLRGANRTGRPFTGDYAGELLYSTLIKYGFARGKFEARPDDSLELLDCRIVNAVRCVPPGNKPTPLEIKTCRDFLTPEIEIMPNLKAIVTLGKIAHDSVVAALAAKPSRVKFGHAAEHDIDGIAMFDSYHCSRLNTNTGTLTTPMFHDVFAAVRKRLGQLK; translated from the coding sequence ATGCAAGACGCAGCGGGACCCGGCCCGGACTGCTCCCGCTGTCCTCGCCTCAAAGACTTTCGCGATCACTGGCGCGAGCGTGAGCCGTCCTGGTTCAACTCGCCCGTGCCGGCCTTCGGGCCGAAGTCGGCCCGACTCGCCGTCATCGGCCTCGCGCCGGGTTTGCGCGGCGCCAATCGCACAGGTCGGCCCTTCACGGGCGACTACGCAGGCGAACTCCTCTACTCGACCCTGATCAAATACGGCTTCGCGCGCGGCAAGTTCGAAGCGCGCCCGGATGATTCTCTCGAACTTCTCGATTGCCGCATCGTCAACGCGGTGCGTTGCGTGCCGCCCGGTAACAAGCCGACGCCGCTCGAGATCAAGACCTGCCGCGATTTCCTAACACCCGAAATCGAAATCATGCCGAACCTCAAGGCGATCGTGACACTCGGCAAAATCGCGCACGACAGCGTGGTCGCTGCGCTCGCCGCGAAACCGTCACGGGTGAAATTCGGCCACGCGGCTGAGCACGACATCGACGGCATCGCGATGTTCGACAGCTATCACTGCTCGCGCCTCAACACGAACACCGGCACGTTGACGACGCCAATGTTTCACGACGTCTTCGCGGCCGTCCGCAAGCGGCTCGGTCAGCTCAAGTAG
- a CDS encoding peroxiredoxin — protein MTQAPHNPLVLPEDLPSPIDDGAAAHLTGMRMPSVSLLATDGSQIDLSALKGMTIVYVYPRTGVPGVALPTGWDAIPGARGCTPQSCSFRDHFAALRERGVTHLYGLSTQDTAYQQEAATRLHLPFALLSDADLRLATELNLPTFTVDGMTLIKRITLIVRDGVIEKVFYPVFPPDKSAEDVVDYLS, from the coding sequence ATGACACAGGCGCCGCATAACCCGCTCGTGCTTCCGGAAGACCTTCCGTCGCCGATCGACGACGGCGCAGCCGCGCATCTCACGGGCATGCGGATGCCGTCCGTGTCACTGCTCGCGACCGATGGCAGCCAGATCGATTTGTCGGCGTTGAAGGGAATGACGATCGTTTACGTCTATCCGCGCACCGGTGTGCCCGGCGTCGCGTTGCCGACGGGCTGGGATGCGATCCCGGGTGCGCGTGGCTGCACACCGCAGTCGTGCTCCTTCCGCGACCATTTCGCGGCGCTGCGCGAGCGCGGTGTGACGCATCTCTACGGGCTGTCCACGCAGGACACCGCGTATCAGCAGGAAGCCGCGACGCGGCTGCATCTGCCGTTCGCGCTGCTCTCCGATGCGGATCTGAGGCTCGCGACGGAACTCAATCTGCCGACCTTCACGGTCGACGGCATGACGCTCATCAAGCGCATCACGCTGATTGTACGCGACGGTGTGATCGAGAAGGTGTTTTACCCCGTGTTCCCGCCGGACAAGAGCGCCGAGGACGTCGTCGACTACTTGAGCTGA
- a CDS encoding VOC family protein has translation MLPTRFDHCVIHVSEWERSNAFYRDVIGMEVVARETVGFVYRLGDVQLNLHGPGLKPAEVARLPVQPGNSDLCFEWRGPIADAIAHLEKHKVAIERGPMQRFGRGDHGTSVYFRDPDGSLMEFISYVK, from the coding sequence ATGTTGCCGACCCGGTTCGACCACTGCGTCATCCATGTTTCCGAATGGGAGCGCTCCAACGCGTTCTATCGCGACGTGATCGGGATGGAGGTCGTGGCGCGCGAGACGGTCGGTTTCGTTTATCGGCTCGGGGATGTTCAGCTCAACTTGCATGGCCCGGGCCTGAAGCCGGCAGAAGTGGCGCGATTGCCGGTGCAGCCCGGCAATAGCGACCTCTGCTTCGAATGGCGCGGGCCGATCGCGGACGCCATCGCACATCTCGAGAAGCACAAGGTCGCGATCGAGCGTGGGCCGATGCAGCGCTTCGGGCGCGGCGACCACGGGACGAGCGTTTATTTCCGCGATCCCGACGGCTCGCTGATGGAATTCATCTCTTACGTCAAATGA